Proteins encoded together in one Psychrobacter sp. 28M-43 window:
- the xerD gene encoding site-specific tyrosine recombinase XerD, giving the protein MSRDRAVQQRQPKALAVDDEPAYMTEFRQAMLARGLATRTRNAYVRDLRSCELTNSIALTRWQPDDVLHCLSLLAKDGKTPRTQARMLSSLRQFYLWMIASNLREDNPCERIKSPKLGRPLPKDLAESDVDNLLAAPDTSTALGLRDKAMLEVLYACGLRVSELINLSLEQVNLNSGWLQITGKGNKTRLVPLGEYAADALEDYLSHGRGDLIAHLKSGNCQAVFLTAQGGYMTRQNFWYLLKKYAKVASIDKELSPHTLRHAFATHLLNHGADLRSVQLLLGHSDLSTTQIYTHVATARLQKLHAEHHPRG; this is encoded by the coding sequence ATGAGCCGTGATCGTGCCGTGCAACAACGCCAACCTAAAGCATTAGCGGTCGATGATGAGCCAGCTTATATGACTGAGTTTCGTCAAGCTATGCTGGCGCGCGGTCTAGCAACGCGTACTCGTAATGCGTACGTCCGTGACCTACGCTCTTGCGAGCTGACCAATTCTATCGCCCTGACACGCTGGCAGCCTGATGATGTGCTGCACTGTCTGTCCCTGCTTGCTAAAGATGGCAAAACTCCACGTACCCAAGCACGCATGCTCTCAAGCTTGCGTCAGTTCTATTTATGGATGATTGCCAGCAATCTGCGTGAGGATAATCCTTGTGAGCGTATTAAAAGCCCAAAGCTAGGTCGTCCGCTGCCAAAAGACTTAGCTGAATCGGATGTCGATAATCTACTTGCCGCACCTGATACCAGTACGGCACTTGGACTGCGTGACAAAGCTATGCTAGAAGTTTTATACGCCTGCGGTTTGCGAGTGAGTGAGTTGATTAACCTCTCATTAGAGCAAGTGAATCTAAACTCAGGCTGGCTACAAATTACGGGTAAAGGCAACAAAACGCGACTGGTGCCCCTCGGCGAATATGCAGCGGATGCATTGGAAGATTATCTGTCTCATGGACGTGGCGATTTGATTGCCCATTTGAAATCAGGCAATTGCCAAGCGGTATTTTTGACGGCGCAAGGTGGATATATGACGCGGCAGAACTTTTGGTATCTACTTAAGAAGTATGCCAAAGTTGCCAGTATCGATAAAGAATTATCCCCGCACACGCTACGTCATGCCTTTGCCACGCATCTACTCAATCACGGTGCAGACTTGCGTAGTGTGCAGTTATTGCTAGGACATAGCGATTTATCAACCACGCAAATCTATACTCATGTAGCAACGGCAAGATTGCAGAAATTGCATGCCGAGCATCATCCACGTGGGTAG
- the tusA gene encoding sulfurtransferase TusA: MTTSIPDTPIHHHLDTQGLICPEPVMMLHRVIRKADGGEVIEILATDPATTRDIPNFCRHLGHELIGQETLAENVNLDADPDEITIDSDDNTPASVTLYRYLVKKKMA; this comes from the coding sequence ATGACCACTTCGATACCAGACACGCCTATCCACCATCACTTAGATACTCAAGGGCTGATCTGTCCTGAGCCGGTCATGATGCTACACCGCGTCATTCGAAAGGCAGATGGCGGTGAAGTGATTGAGATATTGGCGACAGATCCTGCTACCACGCGCGACATTCCGAATTTCTGTCGTCATTTGGGTCATGAGCTAATCGGTCAAGAAACATTGGCTGAAAACGTAAACTTAGATGCTGATCCTGATGAAATCACCATCGATAGCGATGATAATACGCCTGCAAGCGTGACGCTATATCGCTATCTGGTTAAGAAAAAAATGGCATGA
- a CDS encoding DUF3817 domain-containing protein, producing MSQAQPSTLTKSQNFALRNLTIMGYLEGTSFLLLLGIAMPLKYMFDIPEAVSYVGPVHGVLFVAYVMVLIITASRIKMPLWALPAGVLGSFLPFGPFIFDHLLKKSLGEWFQKKLNIRNDV from the coding sequence GTGTCGCAAGCTCAACCTTCTACCTTAACAAAGAGTCAAAACTTTGCACTCAGAAATCTTACTATCATGGGTTATTTAGAAGGTACTTCCTTTCTATTGTTACTTGGTATCGCGATGCCACTCAAGTATATGTTCGATATTCCAGAAGCAGTAAGCTATGTCGGTCCAGTGCATGGGGTATTATTCGTTGCTTATGTCATGGTATTAATCATCACCGCGAGCAGAATAAAGATGCCACTGTGGGCGCTACCTGCGGGGGTGCTCGGCTCGTTTTTGCCATTCGGACCATTTATATTTGATCATTTATTAAAGAAGAGTTTGGGGGAGTGGTTTCAAAAAAAACTCAATATCAGGAACGATGTATAA
- a CDS encoding type II secretion system F family protein codes for MAKAKTDMLLDFVYDGVNRRGQKVKGETTSRSLELAKATLRKQGITVKGIKKKPKPLYTFKKAIKAIDIAIFARQLATMMKAGVPLTQSFEIVADSLDNPSMKDLVLQIKADIEAGGTFASALRKHPRYFDDLFCSLVESGEQSGALETMLERVATYKEKSELLKAKIKKAMKYPIAVIVVAIIVTMILLIKVVPVFSDLFSSFGAELPAFTQMVVGMSEWMQAWWFILIIAIGGAIVGFSEAKKRSKKFRDFLDRAVLKAPIFGNIAYQAIIARFSRTLSTTFAAGVPLIDALDSTAGATNNVVFYNATQQIKNDVSTGQQLQFSIRSTNLFPSLVIQMVGIGEESGSLEEMLDKVAVYYENEVDNAVDGLTSLMEPLIMAVLGVLVGGLVIAMYLPIFQMGSVVG; via the coding sequence ATGGCAAAAGCTAAGACCGATATGTTGTTAGATTTTGTTTACGATGGTGTAAACCGACGCGGGCAGAAAGTTAAGGGCGAAACTACCAGTCGTAGCTTAGAGCTGGCAAAAGCGACCCTACGTAAACAAGGTATCACGGTTAAAGGGATTAAGAAAAAACCAAAACCACTTTATACCTTCAAAAAAGCCATTAAAGCCATTGATATTGCTATTTTTGCTCGGCAACTAGCAACAATGATGAAAGCGGGCGTACCTTTAACCCAGTCTTTCGAAATTGTCGCCGACTCCCTCGATAATCCGAGTATGAAAGACTTAGTATTGCAAATCAAAGCAGATATTGAAGCAGGTGGTACCTTTGCCTCTGCATTGCGCAAACATCCTCGTTACTTTGATGATTTATTCTGCTCCCTCGTCGAATCTGGTGAACAATCAGGTGCACTTGAGACGATGCTTGAACGAGTCGCTACTTACAAAGAAAAGAGTGAGCTACTAAAAGCAAAAATCAAAAAAGCAATGAAGTATCCTATTGCCGTTATTGTGGTTGCTATCATTGTCACCATGATTCTGTTGATAAAAGTAGTACCTGTTTTCTCTGACTTATTTAGCTCATTTGGTGCAGAGCTACCAGCGTTTACGCAAATGGTTGTTGGTATGTCCGAATGGATGCAAGCATGGTGGTTTATCCTTATTATTGCTATCGGCGGTGCAATCGTTGGCTTCTCAGAAGCTAAAAAACGATCTAAGAAATTCCGTGACTTTTTAGACCGTGCTGTACTTAAAGCTCCGATATTTGGCAACATTGCCTATCAAGCGATTATTGCACGCTTTTCTCGTACACTATCTACAACTTTTGCCGCTGGTGTGCCGCTTATCGATGCCCTAGACTCTACTGCAGGTGCGACCAATAACGTTGTGTTCTACAATGCGACTCAACAGATCAAAAATGATGTATCTACTGGCCAGCAATTACAGTTTTCCATACGCTCGACCAACTTATTCCCGAGCCTGGTCATTCAGATGGTTGGTATTGGCGAGGAGTCTGGTAGCTTAGAAGAGATGCTAGATAAAGTCGCTGTCTACTATGAAAATGAAGTTGATAATGCGGTTGATGGTTTGACTAGCTTGATGGAACCGTTAATTATGGCAGTATTAGGTGTATTAGTTGGTGGTCTAGTCATCGCAATGTACTTGCCTATCTTCCAGATGGGCTCAGTAGTAGGATAA
- the coaE gene encoding dephospho-CoA kinase (Dephospho-CoA kinase (CoaE) performs the final step in coenzyme A biosynthesis.), giving the protein MSKNTSHSYSHQPQTTQPKNKKLVVGLTGGIGSGKSAASAWFSEQGIDIIDADVIAHEIVAKGSATLQKIQKKFGDWILTDDGVMDRAAVRTHVFANPEALIELEAITHPAIRETAKAQLDASTSPYIILSAPLLIEAAEAGLANLCQRILVMDATEDTQLARASQRDDQSIQKIKAIMTNQLSREERNRHADNVILNESDLASLYLQLEPLHQEYLTLAQQLKFAGD; this is encoded by the coding sequence ATGTCAAAAAATACATCACACTCTTATTCACACCAACCACAAACCACGCAACCAAAAAATAAGAAGCTTGTGGTTGGTTTGACGGGTGGTATCGGTAGTGGCAAATCTGCCGCTAGTGCTTGGTTTTCTGAGCAAGGCATTGATATCATTGATGCAGACGTGATCGCCCATGAGATTGTCGCTAAAGGTAGCGCCACTCTGCAAAAAATCCAGAAAAAATTTGGTGATTGGATATTGACGGATGATGGTGTCATGGATAGGGCAGCGGTACGTACACACGTATTTGCAAATCCTGAAGCGCTGATTGAGCTTGAGGCTATCACTCACCCAGCAATACGTGAGACAGCAAAAGCACAGCTAGATGCTAGTACTTCACCGTATATAATCTTGTCTGCGCCTCTACTTATAGAGGCGGCAGAGGCAGGACTGGCCAATTTATGTCAACGTATTTTGGTCATGGATGCGACCGAAGACACGCAGCTTGCTCGTGCCAGTCAGCGTGATGATCAAAGCATACAAAAAATTAAGGCCATTATGACCAATCAGCTGAGTCGTGAAGAACGTAATCGTCATGCAGACAATGTCATACTCAATGAGAGCGACCTTGCCTCTCTATATCTACAGTTAGAACCCTTGCACCAAGAGTATCTTACGCTTGCCCAGCAGCTAAAGTTCGCTGGCGATTAA
- the ruvX gene encoding Holliday junction resolvase RuvX, which produces MVDSTFTASSTDAIDNDIESGFDTLDNDSNSTAETIELEVKPHLILALDYGVKKMGMALGNTITQTARAFDILAMNNGQPDWDNLIGIIKVWGVTQVVVGLPLNMDGTSSMLSKRAHKFARRLAHRVMEQHLPVTVSLCDERLTSIEAREIAWDNGWIKNERDPIDDISACILMSTYFADPNSSIAIDAIKAE; this is translated from the coding sequence ATGGTAGATAGTACTTTTACAGCCAGTAGCACAGACGCTATAGATAATGACATTGAAAGTGGATTTGATACTCTCGATAACGATAGTAATAGCACTGCTGAAACTATTGAGCTAGAAGTAAAGCCGCATCTTATCTTGGCGCTAGACTACGGTGTCAAAAAGATGGGTATGGCGCTCGGTAATACCATTACGCAGACGGCGCGTGCCTTTGATATTTTGGCAATGAATAACGGTCAGCCAGATTGGGACAATCTAATTGGTATCATCAAAGTTTGGGGCGTGACGCAAGTCGTGGTCGGTCTACCGCTTAATATGGATGGCACTAGCTCTATGCTCTCAAAACGAGCACACAAATTCGCTCGTCGTCTGGCCCATAGAGTAATGGAGCAGCATTTGCCAGTGACCGTATCACTGTGTGATGAGCGGCTGACTTCCATCGAAGCAAGAGAAATCGCATGGGACAATGGTTGGATCAAAAACGAACGCGACCCAATCGATGATATCTCCGCTTGTATTCTGATGTCGACCTATTTTGCTGATCCTAATAGTAGTATCGCTATCGATGCAATCAAAGCAGAATAA
- a CDS encoding YqgE/AlgH family protein, producing MSKTNLTHHFLIAAPELSDPRFEQALIYICRHDKHGALGLMVNRPLEQSRVGKLLEDLDIEVTNPQVMEDVALEGGPMYPEVGFVLHTGQPEWASSFAISENVCITTSQDILKRIAAGQGVGHYQLCLGHASWGKKQLDQELSNGDWLVCPADLNLLFDTPFEERWQIAADKIGVNFDYLSSDIGHA from the coding sequence ATGTCTAAAACCAATTTGACCCATCATTTTTTGATCGCAGCACCAGAACTGTCAGACCCGAGGTTTGAGCAGGCACTTATATATATTTGCCGTCATGACAAGCATGGTGCGCTAGGTCTGATGGTCAATCGTCCGCTTGAGCAATCTCGCGTAGGTAAGCTGCTAGAAGATTTAGACATTGAAGTGACCAATCCGCAGGTGATGGAAGATGTGGCATTAGAGGGCGGCCCTATGTATCCTGAGGTCGGCTTTGTGCTGCATACTGGTCAGCCAGAATGGGCATCTTCTTTTGCTATTTCAGAAAATGTTTGCATCACGACTAGCCAAGATATTCTAAAGCGTATTGCCGCAGGTCAAGGCGTCGGTCACTATCAGCTGTGCCTAGGTCATGCCAGCTGGGGCAAAAAACAGCTAGACCAAGAGCTGAGTAATGGTGATTGGTTAGTCTGCCCTGCTGATCTGAATTTATTATTTGATACCCCGTTTGAAGAACGCTGGCAAATCGCAGCCGACAAAATCGGAGTCAATTTCGACTATCTTAGTAGTGACATAGGTCATGCGTAA
- a CDS encoding class I SAM-dependent methyltransferase, with protein MSHRPPADLLKNAEHWREDINFRQEVLGKPFDFATTWGIFSPQKLDDGSLMLLDYVDFEQDDDSIDLGCGYGVLGMTAARECPNGQHTLIDKDFMAVEYARRNCEKNGLNNVDVHLSNGFNHVAKDKDFSLVMSNLPAKVGKEQHYLYFLDAYARMRKGGRFYVVTINGLRQFVKRSFTEVFGNSDKIKQGKTYTITMATKD; from the coding sequence ATGAGCCATAGACCACCTGCTGACCTACTAAAAAACGCCGAACACTGGCGCGAAGACATTAACTTTCGCCAAGAAGTGCTGGGTAAGCCGTTTGATTTTGCGACCACGTGGGGCATTTTTTCACCGCAAAAGCTCGATGACGGTAGCTTGATGCTGCTTGATTATGTGGATTTTGAGCAGGATGATGACTCGATCGATTTGGGCTGTGGTTATGGTGTACTTGGTATGACGGCAGCACGTGAATGTCCAAATGGTCAGCATACGCTGATTGATAAAGACTTTATGGCGGTAGAATACGCACGCCGTAACTGTGAGAAAAATGGTCTAAACAATGTCGATGTGCATTTATCAAATGGCTTTAATCATGTGGCAAAAGACAAAGACTTTAGCCTTGTGATGTCAAACTTGCCAGCCAAAGTCGGTAAAGAGCAGCATTATTTATACTTCCTCGATGCCTATGCACGCATGCGTAAAGGTGGCCGTTTTTATGTCGTGACCATCAATGGCCTACGCCAATTTGTGAAGCGCTCGTTTACCGAAGTGTTTGGCAATAGCGATAAAATCAAACAAGGTAAAACCTATACGATTACGATGGCGACCAAAGACTAG
- a CDS encoding PH domain-containing protein, translating to MPDIIFVSKVDFWLALLLWSLSLFTVFVPLWQWQRGAHKSLIQTILMTVILIPFAALMLIPFFGTKYILTNDQLQVDSGFSVQKIEITDITYITPTRSMSSAPALSLDRIKIEYRNKEVLISPKDRASFYQEIRARNPKIVIDTAGE from the coding sequence ATGCCAGACATTATATTCGTATCTAAAGTAGACTTCTGGCTCGCACTGTTACTTTGGAGTTTGAGTTTATTTACTGTGTTTGTTCCATTATGGCAGTGGCAGCGAGGTGCTCACAAATCCCTCATACAAACTATATTAATGACGGTTATTCTCATACCTTTTGCAGCACTAATGCTCATCCCTTTTTTCGGTACTAAGTACATATTAACGAATGACCAACTACAAGTAGATAGTGGGTTCTCTGTTCAAAAAATTGAGATTACAGATATCACCTATATTACGCCGACTCGAAGTATGAGTTCTGCGCCAGCACTATCACTGGATAGAATTAAAATAGAATATCGGAACAAAGAAGTATTGATATCACCGAAAGATAGAGCAAGTTTTTATCAAGAAATACGAGCACGTAATCCCAAAATAGTGATAGATACAGCAGGCGAATAG
- a CDS encoding prepilin peptidase → MQFIQLLQENSTLALFVFGLLGLCVGSFLNVVIHRIPLMMVYGWRQECSQFMSEQADMPREHTLPIANIVATDQPITLSRPASRCPHCAHKIKWYENIPLISWLLLRGRCSSCKAAIGLRYPLVELVTAILSVLVIYKFGVNATGLSAMVLVWTLVALTGIDFDTQLLPDRLTFPLAGLGLAVNSQSWFVTPAQSIWGLLLGFLSLWIVVKVFYLITKKHGMGQGDFKLLAVLGAWLGPMMLPLIILLSSLLGSIVGLILMRKQGESRPFAFGPYIAIAGIVALLYGSDIVSWYLGMYV, encoded by the coding sequence ATGCAATTTATACAGTTACTACAAGAGAACAGTACCCTAGCTTTATTCGTATTTGGCCTATTAGGTCTTTGCGTTGGCAGTTTTCTAAATGTTGTGATTCATCGCATACCGCTGATGATGGTCTATGGTTGGAGACAAGAGTGTAGCCAATTTATGTCTGAACAGGCAGATATGCCACGCGAGCATACGCTACCTATAGCAAATATTGTCGCTACTGACCAACCAATTACTTTAAGTCGACCTGCCTCACGCTGTCCTCATTGCGCACATAAAATTAAGTGGTATGAAAATATCCCTTTAATAAGTTGGCTGTTATTACGTGGACGCTGTTCAAGCTGCAAAGCGGCTATCGGTCTGCGTTATCCTCTCGTTGAGCTAGTAACTGCCATCCTATCCGTATTAGTAATATATAAGTTTGGGGTAAACGCTACAGGTTTGTCCGCAATGGTTTTAGTATGGACATTGGTAGCTCTAACAGGTATCGACTTTGACACACAGCTACTACCTGATCGTCTCACCTTTCCATTGGCAGGCTTAGGGTTGGCGGTGAATTCACAAAGCTGGTTTGTCACACCAGCACAGTCGATATGGGGATTACTACTTGGGTTTTTATCGCTATGGATAGTAGTCAAGGTATTCTATTTAATTACTAAGAAACATGGAATGGGTCAAGGGGATTTTAAACTACTAGCAGTGTTAGGTGCTTGGCTTGGACCTATGATGTTACCTTTGATTATTCTACTATCATCTTTACTCGGCTCTATCGTTGGGCTAATCTTGATGAGAAAACAGGGTGAAAGCCGACCTTTCGCTTTCGGACCTTATATCGCTATTGCAGGTATTGTTGCCTTATTATACGGCTCAGATATCGTCAGCTGGTATCTCGGTATGTATGTCTAA
- a CDS encoding pyrimidine/purine nucleoside phosphorylase yields the protein MTAAQFTNVTVNAQATVSYDGRCSSHTIMFEDGRHKTLGVILPCDNLVEYYHFSTNTSERIEITSGECEVKINGDDEFSYYRAGQSFVVEGNSGFNLRTEEIVQYVCHLEG from the coding sequence ATGACAGCGGCGCAATTTACTAACGTAACAGTTAATGCCCAAGCGACAGTATCTTATGATGGTCGCTGCTCAAGCCATACCATTATGTTTGAGGATGGTCGCCATAAAACGCTAGGCGTTATCTTACCTTGTGACAACTTGGTTGAGTATTATCACTTTAGCACCAATACCTCTGAGCGTATTGAAATCACCAGTGGTGAGTGTGAAGTGAAGATCAATGGTGATGATGAATTCAGCTACTACCGTGCAGGTCAGTCATTTGTCGTTGAAGGCAATAGCGGTTTTAACCTACGTACTGAAGAGATTGTTCAATATGTCTGTCATCTAGAAGGCTGA
- the recN gene encoding DNA repair protein RecN, which translates to MLVSLTLHQFALIAQHELSVAEGFNVITGETGAGKSLLLDALSLCVGERADSAMVRHGAAHADIYAQFDVENNSVVAEWFTKNDRPLEEPEVLIRRQLSNTGRSKAWLNGSPVSLAELKSLGTLLVNIHSQHAQQALLKPQFVVQWLDEMAQIAPLANQTASSYQAYQQLKRRADDIASREAQRQDRIQLLESQLADIAPLLAVDYAEVESEHEELSNIEALMQEASHGLHLLDNDTDEPDVMTLLGQAIKLCDNQVSVSQTFEQASEQLHLAQQQITEVTALLSDYAEQQLPDPERLQTLDNLISLGHRLSRKHSLPASDLIDEAKGWEAQLEQLENEPSSDAMAAQIEQAWQDYLALATQLNKERAKAAPIISKQLIKQLQPLALPNARCEFVFTKKAEPSQYNAQGCFDIDLLFSANVGMPMQPLHKIASGGELSRMALVMQVLQATNADNNAAKPMLVFDEVDVGISGGTAQVVGELLRSLGQTQQLLAITHQAQVAAQAHQHILVQKHHQEQTESELLILTNSAQVDELARMSGGVIITDVTRDHARSLLSDVK; encoded by the coding sequence ATGCTAGTATCGTTAACTTTACATCAGTTTGCGTTGATTGCTCAGCATGAGCTGAGCGTGGCTGAAGGTTTTAATGTCATCACTGGTGAAACAGGTGCTGGCAAGTCGTTATTGCTAGATGCACTATCATTATGTGTCGGTGAACGAGCAGACAGTGCGATGGTCAGGCATGGCGCTGCGCATGCAGATATTTACGCTCAATTCGATGTAGAAAATAACAGTGTCGTCGCTGAGTGGTTTACCAAAAATGATCGACCGCTAGAAGAGCCTGAAGTACTTATTCGTCGACAATTAAGCAATACTGGTCGCTCAAAAGCATGGTTAAATGGTTCACCGGTTAGCTTAGCGGAGCTAAAGAGTTTAGGCACTTTACTGGTCAATATACATAGCCAACATGCTCAGCAAGCATTGCTTAAGCCGCAATTTGTGGTGCAATGGCTCGATGAGATGGCACAGATAGCACCGTTAGCTAACCAAACTGCCAGTAGCTATCAAGCCTATCAGCAGCTAAAACGTCGCGCAGATGACATCGCGAGCCGCGAAGCCCAGCGTCAAGATCGTATTCAGTTGTTGGAGAGTCAATTAGCAGATATTGCGCCGTTATTGGCTGTGGACTACGCAGAAGTTGAATCTGAACACGAAGAGCTCTCCAACATTGAAGCCCTAATGCAAGAGGCCAGTCATGGTCTGCATTTGCTCGACAATGATACCGATGAGCCAGACGTCATGACCTTGCTCGGACAAGCGATTAAACTCTGTGACAACCAAGTAAGCGTCAGTCAAACGTTTGAACAAGCTTCTGAACAGCTCCATCTAGCACAGCAGCAAATTACTGAGGTAACTGCCCTGCTATCAGATTACGCCGAACAGCAGCTACCTGATCCTGAACGTTTGCAAACACTAGACAACCTAATCAGCTTAGGACATCGTCTGTCACGTAAGCATAGCTTGCCAGCGAGTGATTTAATTGATGAAGCAAAAGGCTGGGAAGCGCAATTAGAGCAGCTAGAGAACGAGCCAAGTAGTGATGCAATGGCAGCGCAAATTGAGCAGGCTTGGCAAGACTATCTCGCTCTGGCCACACAGTTAAATAAAGAGCGCGCAAAAGCTGCCCCGATAATCAGTAAGCAACTCATCAAACAGCTACAACCACTTGCGCTACCTAATGCTCGCTGTGAATTTGTTTTTACTAAGAAAGCTGAACCTAGTCAGTACAATGCCCAAGGTTGTTTCGATATTGATTTATTGTTTAGTGCCAATGTTGGTATGCCAATGCAGCCTCTACACAAAATCGCCTCAGGTGGTGAACTGTCACGTATGGCGCTCGTGATGCAAGTCTTACAAGCGACCAATGCTGATAACAATGCCGCCAAGCCTATGTTGGTATTTGATGAGGTCGACGTTGGTATCAGTGGCGGTACTGCGCAAGTGGTTGGTGAACTGCTACGTTCACTTGGGCAAACACAGCAATTGTTAGCTATTACGCACCAAGCGCAAGTCGCGGCACAAGCGCATCAACATATCTTGGTACAAAAGCACCATCAAGAACAGACCGAAAGCGAGCTACTCATACTGACCAACAGTGCGCAAGTAGACGAGTTAGCACGTATGTCTGGTGGTGTCATTATTACCGATGTCACACGCGATCATGCCCGCAGTTTATTATCCGATGTTAAGTAA
- the rlmB gene encoding 23S rRNA (guanosine(2251)-2'-O)-methyltransferase RlmB: protein MAKPIYFYGIHAIDALLEHRPLDGLSLFVQQGRESDSHVQAIMAEAEANGISIQPTQKDKLTQLCGSPQHQGVVLNARPLGFADEGLLDTIIGREQCLLLVLDQITDAHNFGACLRTAVAMGVDAVVCPKHHAASLTPTVAKVSVGAAEMMPIVSVTNLARTLSQIKNAGVFVFGTALSEEAKPIHAADLTGKTAIIMGSEGEGMRRLTMESCDELVYIPMSGNEHGNLQSLNVSVATGMALYEVNRQRTLAAGQA, encoded by the coding sequence ATGGCAAAACCCATTTATTTTTACGGCATTCATGCAATCGATGCGTTACTTGAACATCGTCCTCTTGATGGTCTTAGCTTGTTTGTACAGCAAGGGCGTGAGAGTGACAGTCATGTACAAGCTATCATGGCCGAAGCGGAAGCAAACGGCATTAGCATTCAACCAACCCAAAAAGACAAGCTAACGCAATTATGTGGCAGTCCGCAGCATCAAGGCGTGGTGCTCAATGCTCGTCCGTTAGGTTTCGCTGATGAAGGTTTGCTTGATACTATTATTGGCCGTGAACAGTGCTTATTATTGGTACTAGATCAAATCACAGATGCACATAACTTTGGCGCCTGCCTACGTACCGCAGTGGCTATGGGTGTGGATGCAGTGGTTTGTCCAAAACACCATGCAGCGAGCCTAACGCCAACAGTGGCGAAAGTATCGGTTGGCGCAGCAGAGATGATGCCGATCGTCAGCGTTACGAACTTAGCACGCACGTTGTCGCAAATCAAAAATGCAGGCGTTTTCGTATTTGGTACGGCACTTAGTGAAGAGGCTAAGCCAATACATGCCGCTGACCTAACTGGCAAGACCGCTATTATTATGGGTTCAGAAGGAGAGGGTATGCGTCGCCTGACAATGGAAAGCTGTGATGAGTTGGTTTATATTCCAATGTCAGGAAACGAGCATGGTAATCTACAGAGCCTAAACGTGAGTGTTGCTACTGGCATGGCGTTGTATGAGGTTAATCGCCAGCGAACTTTAGCTGCTGGGCAAGCGTAA